The Henckelia pumila isolate YLH828 unplaced genomic scaffold, ASM3356847v2 CTG_525:::fragment_3, whole genome shotgun sequence genome segment GCGACGAGCACGGGGCTCCGATGGCTTAAAAAGAAACCCTCATATACGGAAACGCATCCAAGGGAGGGTTACGCTGCGTCGATGCAACGACGATCAACTATAGAACTGGGAATCGCGAGGGCTGAGCGGTGGACAGCCCAGGAGTGGGCTTTGGGGGAAGAATATTATACGGGTTATAACATCAATAAGCCCAAAGATGGTGTTGAGAGTTGGAAAATAACTGaaggcccaataataattaattatttcaagGAAGGTAGCAGTGAGAAAGGAGCCCGTGGGCTAATTCCACTTATGAGGGCCCAATCCATTAGCGCGGACAATTCATATTACATTGCAAGACAAGTAATCGACGGCCAACTTCAACCGGTGGATGAGGAATGGTCTGAGCAACAACACAGAGTGGCTCGAGAGGATTATCTAAGGACACAGAAAAAAGGGGATTGCTATTTCAGTATGTTATGGCTCATGATGTACCACAAGGAGGGGCAACCGTATTTGATTAAGATAACTAAGGTAAGGTTTTTCCACTAGGCAGAATTTGGACTCTTTTGTGAGGTCCAAAGAGTTTGTGTATAATGTTCTCATTGGTAGGTTGTGTAAGAAAGAAAGAGTGGATGAAGCAAAGAAGGTGTTCGATGAAATGCTCAAGAGGAGTATAGGGCTACTTTCTTGTTTGGTGGAAGTGAAGCACCCAAATTGTATTGAGAAAATTAACAAGGCAGTCAACCTTGCTGCTACCATATGCGCGCGGGCTCAAGAGTATTCCCTTGATCCTCTATATTTTGGTAATCGGTTCTGcgtccttgattttgaaattatcgTATTTGACGTGGGTTGGAATGATGAAGATTTCACGGGAAGAACAAGCTTCAAGTCTCACAACGAGGAGATCGACAGAACTACTAGACAACAACACAATGAAAGGAATTGGGGAGACTTCAAGACACAAAACACCCGAAGTTCACTAAGCCATAGACAATCGATCACGGTGAGTGCTGACCAAATTGTGATTGGTAATTCTTGGTCCAAACAACTGGTGGGTTGTGCAGAAAACTTCATCAATCTTGGAGGCATTGGCATACGTTTAGGTAGGTGCTGGACACACGATAGGGGTGAGGTTGTCATTGCTTATGACCCCTGTATCCTTGACGATATCTCATGGGAAGGGTCATCTACCGATTTTGGTTTAATAGAAGGGCACCACAATTTAAATTCAGATTTTGTGAAGGTGCAAGACAGTGGAACAGCTGGTAAATATGCAAAGCAAGGAATCATTAAGCCAATTCGGGGTACAAACCAAACAAGAGTCTTTGACAGAGGAGGGTATAGAGCTAGGGCAAATGGAGGCTGGTATAATTTAGCTTTGAAAACCATGGCACCTTGCGTTCTTAATCCCAGCCTTGAGGACAAGACTGTTTTTCAGGAGGGAGTATTGTTATGGTCTTACTTGTATTGGACCAAGGCAGCCCAAGAACTATGTCCAAATTCAGAGAGGTTCAGGCCTTATATTGGGCCTAGACCAAATATGCTAGAAGAGGTCCAAGCCTCTTTATCTCAAAAGAATCTAGATTGGGAGAGGGGGATTAAATAGGAGTTTGTTAGGAAAAGTTCATTCACGTTTTTACATTTGAGTTAGTGACTAGCTTTGAGCTAGGGAATTTGTAAAGGATTCAATCCTTTGGCTGGGTGTTTAACTTAGATTACTGTAATTCTGTCCTAAATCTAACATATATATTTCTACAAATAGACTATTAGTCTATTACAAATGTGACACAGCTACTTTTAAGAGGAAAAAACTCCTCGTCGACTCATATGCCTAATGGTAAGTTATACATGAATGACTTAGCACATTGATATTTTTCTACTCTGCTTAAAAGAAACAAACACACTACAATCACATAGTTTAGCCCAAGAAAATAATATGGATCAAAGGAAGTTGAGGGTCATCTTTTCATACACACCATAGTTATAAAGGATGCAAGGATCACtgaagtgctaagggaaaatagtttttttagtccattaacttgtccattttttttgttttgatttattaacttttcaaagcatatcagggttttttttttacattgttAAATTTTATTGATATATAAGTTTTAATAGTTTCTaaagaatttataaaatttcaatCATATCTTATTACAAGcacttaattttttaaacaaatatattacatttccataaatttttttgtacatatCTTGTGCATTTATAcaaattttgtcattttttatatttttatttttatgaatcttatatatttttctagcattcatgttataaaaaataaagtatttttgatacaaaattcataacgtaataataattatataaaagtaaaaacatTTTTATGGTGTGAgtatcaaatttaaataattaaaatagatCAATTTTATATAGTTTAAGAGTATGATTGTCATTTaactaaaaaattaaacttaGAATCAATTATTCTCTAAACACTCAAACTTTAGCTTGTATTAGTTTTAAACTTATATTTGCAAAAACTCCCTACTTTAGCTTCTCACCAACTTGAAAATAATCTCTACAAGAATCACATTTACATAAGCAAAAGTTCTCGAAAATACTCCCTTAAAGAAATGTAAAAGCAAAACCATCTCTCTCTCTCCTTAACCAAATTTgttgattaaaataaatatttaaaacctAAAATTCGTTTACTCAACCAATTCATCAAGATCAAATGAATGCAACTTtcattttataataatattattgcaTAGTCAGCGTTGTAATTGGCACTAGGTAGAGGCAGGGCAGTTAGTGACTGTCCACCACCGAGGCACcgtggaatttatttttattatttttataaataattatatataatcataCAATGCAATTACAAATAGTCATTATTCTTTACGTAATATATGCAATTGAATGATGTTTATGTATAATTAGCTTTCATACAATACAATACAATTTATACAAAGTacaaataaatacaataaataaatatataaatgcaactaactatataattaataaagatCCATCACCATAATAATGTTAAGATTCACacaatacaatacaatacaatatatTAGATATATATAAGTGCTGACCTGGTGGGctgaggtgacgtgggaagaaattctccagcgttgcgggttcgatcctcgtgtggagcatattcctcattgaaatatttgggggtatgctctgggagttggaccatgttgttccctccctcaggtccctgcctactcgtgcacatccctcgatttaatccccgcatgagccaatgggcctCTGGCTCATGTGGGATGGAGtcccttcggggtcaaccctttttttttttttttaaaaaaaaaaaaataagtgctGACCTAGTGGGCTGTCGGCGACGGCGGCAGTTG includes the following:
- the LOC140873373 gene encoding uncharacterized protein; the protein is MLKRSIGLLSCLVEVKHPNCIEKINKAVNLAATICARAQEYSLDPLYFGNRFCVLDFEIIVFDVGWNDEDFTGRTSFKSHNEEIDRTTRQQHNERNWGDFKTQNTRSSLSHRQSITVSADQIVIGNSWSKQLVGCAENFINLGGIGIRLGRCWTHDRGEVVIAYDPCILDDISWEGSSTDFGLIEGHHNLNSDFVKVQDSGTAGKYAKQGIIKPIRGTNQTRVFDRGGYRARANGGWYNLALKTMAPCVLNPSLEDKTVFQEGVLLWSYLYWTKAAQELCPNSERFRPYIGPRPNMLEEVQASLSQKNLDWERGIK